In a genomic window of Variovorax paradoxus:
- a CDS encoding retroviral-like aspartic protease family protein, which produces MKACAVAAFVLAAAAASSALAADSVMLTGTIGSRAILIVNGSAPKTVAVGETFQGVKLVSLQSEQAVVESEGKRVTLRMDTPVSIGGGGPSGGSGNRIVLPADSRGHFMTQGLINDRPVTFMLDTGATTVAMSVADAQRIGLDYSKGRPVQVNTANGVAPGYLLRLRSVRVGDVEVYDLDAIVSPQSMPFVLLGNSFINRFSMRRDADQMVLEKRY; this is translated from the coding sequence ATGAAGGCTTGCGCCGTCGCCGCGTTCGTTCTGGCCGCGGCGGCGGCATCGTCGGCGCTCGCGGCCGACTCGGTGATGCTGACCGGCACCATCGGCAGCCGCGCGATCCTGATCGTCAACGGCAGCGCGCCCAAGACGGTGGCGGTGGGCGAAACCTTCCAGGGCGTGAAGCTGGTCTCGCTGCAGTCCGAGCAGGCGGTGGTCGAGTCCGAGGGAAAGCGCGTCACGCTGCGCATGGACACGCCCGTGAGCATCGGCGGCGGCGGTCCCTCGGGCGGCAGTGGCAACCGCATCGTGCTGCCGGCCGACAGCCGCGGCCATTTCATGACCCAGGGCCTGATCAACGATCGCCCGGTCACCTTCATGCTCGACACCGGCGCGACCACGGTCGCCATGTCGGTGGCCGACGCGCAGCGCATCGGCCTCGACTACAGCAAGGGCCGGCCGGTGCAGGTCAACACCGCCAACGGCGTGGCGCCCGGCTATCTGCTGCGGCTGCGCTCGGTGCGCGTGGGCGACGTCGAGGTCTACGACCTCGATGCCATCGTCTCGCCGCAATCGATGCCCTTCGTGCTGCTGGGCAACAGCTTCATCAACCGCTTCTCGATGCGGCGCGACGCCGACCAGATGGTGCTCGAGAAGCGCTACTGA
- a CDS encoding RidA family protein, which yields MGNITRFHVGPRLSETAVHNGTIYLAGQVPDDTTQDIRGQTQQVLAMVDRLLAEAGSDKSRILMTQIFLADIADITAMNEVWDAWIPAGNTPPRATVQAKMANTGYKIEIVVTAAQA from the coding sequence ATGGGCAACATCACCCGCTTCCACGTCGGACCGCGTCTTTCCGAGACCGCGGTGCACAACGGCACCATCTACCTCGCGGGCCAGGTGCCCGACGACACCACGCAGGACATCCGCGGCCAGACCCAGCAGGTGCTGGCCATGGTCGACCGCCTGCTGGCCGAGGCCGGCAGCGACAAGTCGCGCATCCTCATGACGCAGATCTTCCTGGCCGACATCGCCGACATCACGGCGATGAACGAGGTCTGGGACGCCTGGATCCCGGCCGGCAACACGCCGCCGCGCGCGACGGTGCAGGCCAAGATGGCCAACACCGGCTACAAGATCGAGATCGTGGTGACGGCCGCGCAGGCCTGA
- the plsY gene encoding glycerol-3-phosphate 1-O-acyltransferase PlsY, whose protein sequence is MTFHLPTLIAIVASYLLGSLSFAVIVSRALGMADPRSYGSKNPGATNVLRSGNKGAALATLLLDAVKGWVPVFVIRHWGAQWGLDDGVAAVAGVAAFLGHLYPVFFGFQGGKGVATAAGVLVGIAPWLGLATGATWLIIAVFFRYSSLSSLVAAFFAPAYYLIGGGIAWPLSRTALVAIIVMSLLLIWRHRENIRRLAAGTESKLGSKKKKD, encoded by the coding sequence TTGACCTTTCACCTGCCTACCCTGATCGCCATCGTGGCGTCGTACCTGCTCGGCTCGCTGTCCTTCGCCGTCATCGTGAGCAGGGCGCTCGGCATGGCCGACCCGCGCAGCTACGGCAGCAAGAACCCCGGCGCGACCAACGTGCTGCGCTCGGGCAACAAGGGCGCGGCGCTGGCCACGCTGCTGCTCGACGCGGTCAAGGGCTGGGTGCCGGTGTTCGTGATCCGCCACTGGGGCGCGCAATGGGGCCTGGACGACGGCGTGGCCGCGGTGGCCGGGGTGGCCGCCTTCCTCGGCCACCTGTACCCGGTGTTCTTCGGCTTCCAGGGCGGCAAGGGCGTGGCGACGGCGGCCGGCGTGCTGGTCGGCATCGCGCCCTGGCTCGGGCTCGCGACCGGCGCCACCTGGCTGATCATCGCGGTGTTCTTCCGCTACTCCTCGCTCTCCTCGCTGGTCGCCGCCTTCTTCGCGCCGGCCTACTACCTGATCGGCGGCGGCATCGCGTGGCCGCTGAGCCGCACGGCGCTGGTCGCCATCATCGTCATGAGCCTGCTCTTGATCTGGCGGCATCGCGAGAACATCCGCCGGCTCGCCGCCGGCACCGAGTCCAAGCTGGGCTCCAAAAAGAAGAAGGACTGA